The proteins below are encoded in one region of Pseudonocardia sp. DSM 110487:
- a CDS encoding Imm7 family immunity protein, translating to MFQYHGWIALRSTPEAVDDEPPLRLAEIQALVDELASYALIDLRPMNGEYYIHMGGSPNRRGSHGSVVIDLLRKVGQVAPGSYGLLHVYDDEDPRHGNSFRVFRLARGVVTEHADTLLSPVIPSLEDAWAPVGGASPDL from the coding sequence GTGTTCCAGTACCACGGATGGATAGCGCTGAGATCGACTCCTGAGGCCGTGGATGACGAGCCACCTTTGCGGCTAGCGGAGATCCAGGCGCTGGTGGATGAGCTCGCGAGCTACGCGCTGATCGACCTGCGACCGATGAACGGCGAGTACTACATTCATATGGGCGGGAGCCCAAATCGTCGCGGGAGTCACGGTTCGGTTGTCATCGACCTACTGAGGAAGGTCGGGCAAGTGGCTCCGGGATCCTATGGGCTGCTCCACGTGTACGACGACGAAGATCCTCGGCACGGCAACTCGTTCCGCGTCTTCCGACTTGCCCGAGGAGTGGTCACCGAACATGCAGACACGTTGTTGTCGCCTGTGATCCCGTCGCTGGAAGACGCTTGGGCACCTGTAGGTGGCGCTAGCCCTGATCTTTGA
- a CDS encoding APC family permease gives MTETHPPKNLRWHHGFMLALPVANGLFISLGYTIGAIGAWPAIAIGLCLAVVALLQNHLFAEMAGMFPDKPGGIPLYATEAWKRYFAPIGPLAAFGYWCGWALVLALVGLTIGALVQVQWFPDATWVLFSTGPVDVGLPHVIAAATVIACTLLNVMGIDIAVRFNQAIGAVFIVVLAVLAIGPFLAGGWDVGRLTSHLDGGWTAVVVWLYVTAWAIYGTELCATFAPEYRDTVRDTARALRTIALFMVFAYGLVPLATTAQLGESAVAENPITYGVVSVQQMFGGASGLVTAVLCGALFLSMISSSADAGRALYGIAQEDMTITQFGRLNRRGMPAVALVVTMLVNLVIVVFVGNPVAILIASNIGYILAVTLAVIGFLLLRRDRPTWPRPIKLGRAWIPVAVVVAVFNAGILVIGATNPALSYAGGVKEVLIGLALLLSGVVLYAYRRLVQDRGRLTLREG, from the coding sequence GTGACCGAGACACACCCGCCCAAGAACCTGCGCTGGCACCACGGCTTCATGCTCGCCCTGCCGGTCGCGAACGGGCTGTTCATCTCGCTCGGCTACACGATCGGCGCCATCGGTGCATGGCCCGCGATCGCCATCGGGCTCTGCCTCGCCGTGGTCGCGCTGCTGCAGAACCATCTGTTCGCCGAGATGGCCGGCATGTTCCCGGACAAGCCGGGCGGCATCCCGCTGTACGCCACCGAGGCCTGGAAGCGCTACTTCGCACCGATCGGCCCGCTTGCCGCCTTCGGCTACTGGTGCGGTTGGGCCCTCGTCCTCGCCCTGGTCGGGCTCACCATCGGAGCGCTGGTGCAGGTGCAGTGGTTCCCGGATGCGACATGGGTGCTGTTCTCCACCGGGCCGGTCGACGTGGGGCTGCCGCACGTGATCGCGGCCGCCACCGTGATCGCCTGCACCCTGCTCAACGTCATGGGCATCGACATCGCGGTGCGGTTCAATCAGGCCATCGGCGCCGTCTTCATCGTCGTGCTCGCCGTCCTCGCGATCGGGCCGTTCCTCGCCGGAGGCTGGGACGTCGGCCGGCTCACGTCCCACCTCGACGGCGGCTGGACCGCAGTGGTCGTCTGGCTCTACGTCACAGCGTGGGCGATCTACGGGACCGAGCTCTGCGCGACGTTCGCCCCTGAATACCGCGACACCGTCCGCGACACCGCCAGGGCGCTCCGGACGATCGCGCTGTTCATGGTCTTCGCCTACGGGCTGGTGCCGCTGGCCACGACCGCGCAGCTGGGCGAGTCCGCGGTCGCGGAGAACCCGATCACCTACGGGGTGGTGAGCGTCCAGCAGATGTTCGGTGGCGCGTCCGGGCTCGTGACCGCCGTGCTGTGCGGCGCGCTGTTCCTCAGCATGATCTCCTCGTCCGCCGACGCGGGCCGCGCGCTCTACGGCATCGCACAGGAGGACATGACCATCACACAGTTCGGCCGCCTCAACCGGCGCGGTATGCCGGCCGTGGCCCTCGTGGTCACGATGCTGGTCAACCTGGTGATCGTGGTCTTCGTCGGCAACCCCGTGGCGATCCTCATCGCCAGCAACATCGGCTACATCCTCGCCGTCACCCTCGCCGTCATCGGGTTCCTGCTGTTGCGCAGGGACCGGCCCACGTGGCCACGTCCGATCAAGCTCGGGCGCGCGTGGATCCCGGTCGCGGTCGTCGTCGCGGTGTTCAACGCCGGGATCCTCGTCATCGGCGCGACCAACCCCGCCCTCAGCTACGCAGGCGGCGTCAAGGAGGTGCTGATCGGGCTCGCGCTGCTGCTCTCCGGCGTCGTGCTGTACGCCTACCGCAGGCTGGTCCAGGATCGCGGCCGGCTGACGCTGCGCGAGGGCTGA
- a CDS encoding IclR family transcriptional regulator, with the protein MSADDAPTSASQKPLLVLGKITEILDAFSLARPSLTLGEIQQATGMPTSTVQRLVTNMVTQGLLDRTGDQIRIGVRMAYWAAPAVKGVDVLTIVSPVLRELRDATGETACFFREEQGFRVCVAMAETRHALRRDMYVGKLLPLHAGSAGRVLLAWDDELAERILSRPLESITDTTVTDPEVLRELVAQTRKDGYAITTAEREDGSSGLAAPVFDASTELVGALALSGPTIRMPRSRCEEWVDLLVGAAEKLTRTLGGRPPG; encoded by the coding sequence ATGTCGGCGGACGACGCCCCCACCTCGGCGAGCCAGAAGCCCCTGCTCGTGCTCGGCAAGATCACCGAGATCCTCGACGCGTTCTCGCTCGCCCGCCCGTCGCTCACGCTGGGGGAGATCCAGCAGGCCACCGGCATGCCGACCTCCACGGTGCAGCGGCTGGTGACGAACATGGTGACGCAGGGGCTGCTCGACCGGACCGGCGACCAGATCCGCATCGGCGTGCGCATGGCGTACTGGGCGGCCCCGGCCGTCAAGGGCGTCGACGTGCTCACGATCGTCAGCCCGGTGCTGCGCGAGCTCCGCGACGCCACGGGGGAGACGGCCTGCTTCTTCCGGGAGGAGCAGGGCTTCCGCGTGTGCGTCGCTATGGCGGAGACGCGCCACGCCCTGCGCCGCGACATGTACGTGGGCAAGCTCCTCCCGCTGCACGCCGGATCGGCCGGTCGCGTCCTGCTGGCCTGGGACGACGAGCTCGCCGAGCGCATCCTCTCCCGGCCGCTCGAGTCGATCACCGACACGACCGTCACCGACCCGGAGGTGCTCAGGGAGCTGGTCGCGCAGACGCGCAAGGACGGCTACGCGATCACCACCGCCGAGCGCGAGGACGGCTCATCCGGCCTCGCCGCCCCGGTCTTCGACGCCTCCACCGAGCTCGTCGGTGCGCTCGCGCTCAGCGGCCCGACCATCCGGATGCCGCGATCCCGCTGCGAGGAGTGGGTCGACCTGCTCGTCGGGGCCGCGGAGAAGCTCACGCGCACGCTGGGCGGCCGTCCCCCCGGCTAG
- a CDS encoding aldehyde dehydrogenase, with the protein MTNKLHIDGQWVGGSGGAEDPTFDPATEAVITTVARAEVADVSAAVAAARRAFVDPAWRDLSPRDRAALLFRLADLIDAHADELARLETLDQGQPLAVSRQVSVPMAADHFRYYAGWVTKIEGAVNPVSVPDTFNYTRREPLGVCALITPWNFPLMIMSWKLAPALATGNTAVLKPAEQTPLTTIRLVELVEQAGFPRGVVNLLLGDGAVGAALVEHPGVEKVSFTGSTEVGRSIGRAAADTFKRVTLELGGKAPSIITAGADIDAAVAGNLGGALLNSGQVCAAYTRFYVDARREDEFVSKLAAGAESVRVGPGMEEGTVMGPLVSARHLAHVENLVEVARKEDAEIVTGGARARDTGWFYAPTVVTGVTDEMRIAREEVFGPVLSVLTYSDEDELASLVARANDTDYGLAAAVWTQDLRTAHRLAAGIRAGSVFVNGLPVPDPAAPWGGFKASGLGREMSHHAVDAYTEIKSVFVNLA; encoded by the coding sequence ATCACGAACAAGCTCCACATCGACGGCCAGTGGGTCGGCGGTTCCGGCGGCGCCGAGGACCCGACCTTCGATCCGGCGACCGAGGCCGTGATCACCACCGTGGCCCGAGCCGAGGTGGCGGACGTCAGCGCGGCGGTGGCGGCGGCTCGGCGCGCCTTCGTCGACCCGGCCTGGCGCGACCTGTCCCCGCGCGACCGGGCCGCGCTGCTGTTCCGGCTGGCCGATCTCATCGACGCCCACGCCGACGAGCTCGCCCGCCTGGAGACCCTCGACCAGGGCCAGCCGCTCGCCGTCTCCCGGCAGGTGTCGGTGCCGATGGCGGCCGATCACTTCCGCTACTACGCGGGCTGGGTGACCAAGATCGAGGGTGCGGTGAACCCGGTGTCGGTCCCAGACACGTTCAACTACACCCGCCGCGAACCGCTCGGGGTGTGCGCCCTGATCACGCCGTGGAACTTCCCGCTGATGATCATGTCGTGGAAGCTCGCTCCCGCGCTCGCCACCGGCAACACCGCGGTGCTCAAGCCCGCCGAGCAGACCCCGCTGACCACGATCCGGCTCGTGGAGCTGGTCGAGCAGGCCGGGTTCCCCCGCGGGGTGGTCAACCTGCTGCTCGGCGACGGCGCGGTGGGTGCGGCGCTGGTGGAGCACCCGGGGGTGGAGAAGGTGTCGTTCACCGGGTCCACCGAGGTGGGCCGGAGCATCGGGCGAGCGGCGGCGGACACGTTCAAGCGGGTCACGCTGGAGCTGGGAGGGAAGGCGCCGTCGATCATCACGGCCGGCGCCGACATCGACGCCGCGGTGGCCGGGAACCTGGGTGGGGCGCTGCTGAACTCCGGTCAGGTGTGCGCGGCCTACACCCGCTTCTACGTCGATGCCCGCCGGGAGGACGAGTTCGTGTCCAAGCTCGCCGCCGGTGCCGAGTCCGTGCGCGTCGGGCCAGGCATGGAGGAGGGCACGGTGATGGGCCCGCTGGTCTCGGCCCGGCACCTCGCGCACGTCGAGAACCTGGTCGAGGTGGCCCGCAAGGAGGACGCCGAGATCGTCACCGGCGGCGCGCGTGCTCGCGACACCGGCTGGTTCTACGCGCCCACCGTGGTCACCGGCGTGACCGACGAGATGCGGATCGCCCGCGAGGAGGTGTTCGGGCCGGTCCTGTCGGTGCTGACCTACTCCGACGAGGACGAGCTCGCCTCGCTGGTCGCGCGCGCCAACGACACCGACTACGGGCTCGCGGCCGCGGTGTGGACGCAGGACCTCCGCACCGCCCACCGCCTGGCCGCCGGCATCCGGGCCGGCTCGGTGTTCGTCAACGGCCTGCCCGTGCCGGACCCGGCCGCCCCGTGGGGCGGGTTCAAGGCCTCCGGGCTGGGCCGCGAGATGAGCCACCACGCCGTCGACGCGTACACCGAGATCAAGAGCGTCTTCGTGAACCTCGCCTGA
- a CDS encoding NAD(P)/FAD-dependent oxidoreductase produces the protein MNDTDVVVVGAGFAGLTVARELRRRGVSVLVLEARDRIGGRTWTDNRLGRPLEMGGTWVHWTQPHIWSEITRYDLEITRSPVPQRAFWHAGGRVHEGSPDELFGLLDPGMTAMLADTREWFDRPYEPFLRADCHALDGRTVLDRIGALDLPADERELLEGMWALNFNAPPEVAGLTQALRWCSAASGSWQLLFESCATYKLKDGTTALASAIAADAGADIRFGTVVAAVDQDADGATVTAESGETFRASQVVVTLPLSVLGAIRFEPGLPAHARQASQGLKTWIAVRGEVEPFVVMGGKDLPLTFAQTEYTGDGNTILVGFGPEAARLRPDDVDAVAKAFALWRPDLEVLEVAGHDWVADRFSGETWPMLRPGQLRRLQALQQPHGRVHLAGSDYATGWAGFIDGAVESGLRTARRLLDH, from the coding sequence ATGAACGACACCGATGTCGTGGTCGTCGGAGCCGGCTTCGCCGGTCTGACCGTCGCAAGGGAGCTGCGTCGGCGCGGCGTGTCCGTGCTGGTCCTCGAGGCGCGGGACCGGATCGGTGGCCGCACCTGGACCGACAACCGGCTAGGACGCCCGCTCGAGATGGGCGGGACCTGGGTGCACTGGACCCAGCCGCACATCTGGTCGGAGATCACCAGGTACGACCTCGAGATCACCCGGAGCCCGGTGCCGCAGCGTGCCTTCTGGCACGCGGGTGGGCGAGTGCACGAGGGTTCGCCCGACGAGCTGTTCGGGCTCCTCGACCCGGGCATGACCGCGATGCTGGCCGACACCCGGGAGTGGTTCGACCGGCCCTACGAGCCGTTCCTGCGCGCCGACTGCCACGCGCTCGACGGCCGGACGGTGCTCGACCGGATCGGCGCGCTCGACCTGCCCGCCGACGAGCGGGAGCTGCTCGAGGGCATGTGGGCTCTGAACTTCAACGCGCCGCCGGAGGTGGCGGGCCTGACGCAGGCGCTGCGCTGGTGCTCGGCGGCGTCGGGCAGCTGGCAGCTGCTGTTCGAGTCCTGCGCGACCTACAAGCTGAAGGACGGCACCACGGCCCTCGCCTCGGCGATCGCCGCCGACGCCGGTGCGGACATCCGCTTCGGCACCGTGGTCGCCGCCGTGGACCAGGACGCCGACGGCGCGACCGTCACCGCGGAGTCGGGCGAGACGTTCCGCGCCTCGCAGGTCGTCGTCACGCTCCCGCTCAGCGTCCTCGGCGCGATCCGCTTCGAACCCGGGCTACCCGCGCATGCCAGACAGGCGTCGCAGGGGCTGAAGACGTGGATCGCGGTGCGGGGCGAGGTCGAGCCCTTCGTGGTCATGGGCGGCAAAGACCTCCCGCTGACCTTCGCCCAGACCGAGTACACCGGCGACGGCAACACGATCCTCGTCGGCTTCGGGCCCGAGGCCGCGCGGCTGCGCCCGGACGACGTCGACGCCGTGGCCAAGGCCTTCGCGCTGTGGCGGCCGGACCTCGAGGTCCTCGAGGTGGCGGGCCACGACTGGGTCGCCGACCGGTTCTCCGGGGAGACCTGGCCGATGCTGCGCCCCGGCCAGCTGCGTCGGCTGCAGGCGCTGCAGCAACCCCACGGCCGGGTGCACCTCGCCGGTTCCGACTACGCCACCGGCTGGGCCGGGTTCATCGACGGCGCCGTCGAGAGCGGCCTGCGCACCGCCCGCCGCTTGCTCGACCACTGA
- a CDS encoding helix-turn-helix domain-containing protein: MPTQHAESSIVDFASWGKAITSTFPPLELAVHGGRAAFRGRVRVQHTPEVVLGDVSAGTAHTVTRTAADIGRERTRLCKVSYQLAGSSVLVQHGRRRVLTPGDMAVYDVDTPYAIENDAGFRTLVVMAPTRLLDLDDRGLATAVGLRLSERDGLGRLAGPFLRELAERPDHLAGPCGGRTARTLTDLVAAAVVEKYREAGPDTPLQRVVGWLEAHLQDPDLSPGTIAAANFVSTRRLHELFHDEGTSVSAWVRRRRLEGSRRDLENPRLARETIAAVARRWGFVGPAHFSRCFRAEFGVSPRELRSAG, translated from the coding sequence GTGCCGACACAGCACGCCGAATCGTCCATCGTCGACTTCGCATCGTGGGGAAAGGCGATCACCTCGACATTCCCGCCGCTGGAGTTGGCGGTCCACGGAGGCCGGGCCGCGTTCCGCGGCCGGGTGCGCGTGCAGCACACACCGGAGGTCGTGCTCGGTGACGTGTCCGCCGGCACCGCGCACACCGTCACCCGGACCGCGGCGGACATCGGCCGCGAACGCACCCGGCTGTGCAAGGTCTCCTACCAGCTGGCGGGGAGTTCGGTGCTCGTCCAGCACGGGCGGCGACGCGTCCTCACGCCCGGCGACATGGCGGTTTACGACGTGGACACGCCGTACGCGATCGAGAACGACGCCGGGTTCCGCACCCTGGTCGTCATGGCGCCGACGCGGCTGCTGGACCTGGACGACCGCGGGCTCGCCACGGCCGTCGGGTTGCGGCTCTCCGAGCGCGACGGGCTCGGGCGGCTGGCCGGGCCGTTCCTGCGTGAGCTCGCCGAGCGCCCCGACCACCTGGCCGGGCCGTGCGGGGGACGGACTGCGCGGACGCTGACGGACCTGGTGGCGGCGGCGGTGGTGGAGAAGTACCGGGAGGCGGGCCCGGACACGCCGCTGCAGCGGGTGGTCGGGTGGCTGGAGGCGCACCTGCAGGACCCCGATCTGTCGCCGGGCACGATCGCCGCCGCGAACTTCGTCTCGACCCGGCGCCTGCACGAGCTGTTCCACGACGAGGGGACGTCGGTGTCGGCGTGGGTGCGCAGGCGCAGGCTCGAGGGCAGCCGCAGGGACCTGGAGAACCCGCGGCTGGCCAGGGAGACGATCGCGGCGGTGGCGCGGCGCTGGGGCTTCGTCGGCCCCGCGCACTTCTCCCGCTGCTTCCGGGCGGAGTTCGGAGTCTCGCCCCGTGAGCTCCGCTCGGCCGGCTAG
- a CDS encoding hydroxymethylglutaryl-CoA lyase, whose product MTTVELRDVTLRDGLQLTGKVLPTHRKVEIARELLRLGVPSLEIGSMARPDLVPPMSGTLDVVEALTPDELARCWIWVATSRHVERAIAAGAVNVQYCFSASDAHNRANIGRSTEASLDAMPAAVELVRAAGGRVQLCIATSFTCPFEGPVAPERVLAIANDPRAEGAADVVVCDTLGQATPAEVANLVGRVRRDTPPRRIVFHGHDTWGQGVANSLAAVAAGAQVVDGCLGGLGGCPFAPGASGNTATEDLVFGMRPDWLTPDRMARLVALGEGLLAELGEPNRSKAAQGARSRATAFPWTIASGRIP is encoded by the coding sequence GTGACGACCGTCGAGCTCCGCGACGTGACCCTGCGCGACGGGCTGCAGCTCACCGGCAAGGTGCTGCCGACCCATCGCAAGGTGGAGATCGCGCGGGAGTTGCTGCGCCTCGGCGTGCCGAGCCTGGAGATCGGCTCGATGGCCCGGCCCGACCTGGTGCCGCCGATGAGCGGCACTCTCGATGTGGTCGAGGCACTCACCCCGGATGAGCTCGCCCGCTGCTGGATCTGGGTGGCCACCTCGCGGCACGTGGAACGGGCGATCGCGGCGGGCGCGGTCAACGTCCAGTACTGCTTCTCCGCGTCCGACGCGCACAACCGCGCCAACATCGGCCGCTCCACCGAAGCGAGCCTCGATGCGATGCCGGCCGCCGTCGAGCTGGTCCGCGCCGCGGGCGGGCGCGTCCAGCTGTGCATCGCGACCTCGTTCACCTGCCCGTTCGAGGGGCCGGTCGCACCGGAGCGCGTGCTCGCGATCGCGAACGACCCGCGGGCCGAGGGCGCAGCGGACGTCGTCGTCTGCGACACGCTCGGCCAGGCGACACCGGCCGAGGTGGCGAACCTCGTCGGGCGCGTGCGCCGCGATACCCCGCCGCGCCGGATCGTGTTCCACGGACACGACACCTGGGGTCAGGGCGTGGCCAACAGCCTCGCCGCCGTGGCCGCGGGGGCGCAGGTCGTCGACGGCTGCCTCGGCGGGCTGGGCGGCTGCCCGTTCGCGCCCGGGGCGAGCGGCAACACCGCCACGGAGGACCTCGTGTTCGGCATGCGACCCGACTGGCTCACGCCCGACCGCATGGCCCGGCTCGTCGCGCTGGGGGAAGGCCTTCTCGCCGAGCTCGGGGAACCGAACCGCTCGAAGGCGGCGCAGGGCGCCCGGTCCCGGGCCACGGCGTTCCCGTGGACGATCGCTAGTGGTCGGATCCCTTAG